From Halomicrobium salinisoli, the proteins below share one genomic window:
- a CDS encoding gluconate 2-dehydrogenase subunit 3 family protein translates to MTDHELTRRDALVALGAVGSAAGAGALAWDRFEDDPDREGFDPTERETLVALAETIYPEAVSGVDEFVERYVVGRVADRPDYAAGMREAIAALDDYAETWAGGPFREQDPDSRDELLRELGVDVADADPDGAEQERVRYYLLNDLQYALYTTPTGGELVGIENPQGHPGGATSYRQPPE, encoded by the coding sequence ATGACCGACCACGAACTCACAAGGCGCGACGCGCTCGTCGCGCTCGGCGCCGTCGGCAGCGCCGCTGGCGCCGGCGCACTCGCCTGGGACCGATTCGAGGACGATCCGGACCGCGAGGGCTTCGACCCGACCGAACGCGAGACGCTGGTCGCCCTCGCCGAGACGATCTACCCCGAGGCCGTGTCCGGCGTCGACGAATTCGTCGAGCGCTACGTCGTCGGCCGCGTCGCAGACCGACCGGACTACGCCGCCGGGATGCGCGAGGCGATTGCCGCGCTCGACGACTACGCCGAGACCTGGGCCGGCGGCCCGTTCCGGGAGCAGGACCCGGACAGCCGCGACGAACTGCTCCGCGAGCTGGGCGTGGACGTCGCCGACGCCGACCCCGACGGCGCCGAGCAGGAGCGCGTCCGGTACTACCTCCTCAACGACCTCCAGTACGCGCTGTACACGACGCCCACCGGCGGCGAACTGGTCGGTATCGAGAACCCCCAGGGCCACCCCGGCGGGGCGACCAGCTATCGGCAGCCGCCGGAGTAG
- a CDS encoding ABC transporter ATP-binding protein, protein MQRNDVTPPAEFDAVETAVEDPTATVLELDGVTREYADETAVEGLDLSVRDGELLTLLGPSGCGKTTTLRMIAGLERPSSGAVTIAGDTVADADRYRKPEERDVGIVFQDFALFPHLSVEENVAFGLKERDEDATDERVDEMLDLVGLTDHREKMPSRLSGGQQQRVALARSLAPEPDVLLLDEPFSNLDVRLRVEMREEVRRILKRAGVTAVSVTHDQEEALSISDRVAIMNDGTVEQVGDPAEVFENPESRFVASFLGQASFLSARIADETIETAIGSYDTDLLNGPIEAYDGARVDVLVRPDDLRAVPTSEPTADGYVTHRQYNGPSFVYRVTLHSGDEVHCLHNHSETFEAGEPVEIDLRADHSLAWYPAE, encoded by the coding sequence ATGCAACGTAACGACGTGACCCCGCCGGCCGAGTTCGACGCCGTCGAGACGGCCGTCGAGGACCCGACCGCGACGGTGCTGGAACTGGACGGCGTGACCAGGGAGTACGCCGACGAGACGGCCGTCGAGGGCCTCGACCTGTCCGTCCGCGACGGCGAACTGCTGACCCTCCTCGGCCCGTCGGGCTGTGGCAAGACCACGACGCTCCGGATGATCGCCGGGCTCGAACGACCGTCCAGCGGCGCCGTCACCATCGCGGGAGACACCGTCGCCGACGCCGACCGGTACCGCAAACCGGAGGAGCGCGACGTCGGCATCGTCTTCCAGGACTTCGCCCTCTTCCCGCACCTCTCCGTCGAGGAGAACGTCGCCTTCGGGCTGAAAGAGCGCGACGAGGACGCGACCGACGAGCGCGTCGACGAGATGCTCGACCTCGTCGGCCTGACCGACCACCGCGAGAAGATGCCCAGTCGGCTCTCGGGCGGTCAGCAACAGCGCGTCGCCCTGGCACGCTCGCTGGCCCCCGAACCGGACGTCCTCTTGCTCGACGAGCCGTTCTCGAACCTGGACGTCCGCCTCCGCGTGGAGATGCGCGAGGAGGTCCGGCGCATCCTCAAGCGGGCCGGCGTCACCGCCGTCTCCGTCACCCACGATCAGGAGGAGGCCCTCTCGATCTCGGACCGCGTCGCCATCATGAACGACGGGACCGTCGAACAGGTCGGCGACCCCGCCGAGGTGTTCGAGAACCCGGAATCGCGCTTCGTCGCCTCCTTCCTCGGCCAGGCGAGCTTCCTCTCGGCCCGGATCGCCGACGAGACGATCGAGACCGCCATCGGCTCCTACGACACCGACCTCCTGAACGGCCCGATCGAGGCCTACGACGGCGCGCGCGTGGACGTCCTCGTCCGACCCGACGACCTCCGGGCCGTCCCGACCAGCGAGCCCACGGCCGACGGCTACGTCACCCACCGCCAGTACAACGGCCCCTCCTTCGTCTACCGGGTGACCCTCCACAGCGGCGACGAGGTCCACTGCCTCCACAACCACTCCGAGACCTTCGAGGCCGGCGAGCCCGTGGAGATCGACCTCCGGGCCGACCACTCGCTGGCCTGGTACCCGGCCGAATGA
- a CDS encoding ABC transporter permease, translating to MATDDLDRVREQVGGETTDSRVSRPLVAVGFGVALLVLSPLVWLLLRAAAIEPSQAVELLTLPTTVDVTLNTLVLVAGVTTASLALGVPLAILTVQTDLPFRRFWTVTSALPLVVPSYIGAFAFVSAFGPHGLLADLLGVELPEIYGLHGTVFVLTLFTYPYVFLTTRAALLSFDGTVVEAARSLNHTRWEAFKRVTLPQITPGIAAGALLVALYALSDFGTPAIMQYDVFTRMIYNEFGARRLDYASVLSLLLLAMALAILAVESRINAGRDGAYVSRGARRPGEIKLGKWKVPALLFCALVATLCLLLPVGILLLWLVRGGSGYAAGGFSFEPSFAWNSVSLAAAAAAVCVVAALPLAYLSARSDDRIGSLPDRLSYVGYAVPGVVLGLALVYLGLRYVPFLYQSVLLLVFAYVVRFMPQAVGTTKSSLLQVDPSYVEAARSLGYPPLAAFRRVVLPLVAPGIVAGAALVFLTTMKELPATLMLRPTGFETFVTYIWLVRDAGYYGQAAIPALVLVAVSGLSMLVILGREKYDAT from the coding sequence ATGGCCACAGACGACCTCGACCGGGTCCGCGAACAGGTCGGCGGCGAGACGACCGACAGCCGCGTCTCGCGCCCCCTGGTCGCGGTCGGGTTCGGGGTCGCGCTGCTCGTGCTCTCGCCGCTGGTCTGGCTCCTGCTGCGCGCCGCGGCCATCGAGCCGTCGCAGGCGGTCGAGTTACTGACGCTGCCGACCACGGTCGACGTCACCCTCAACACGCTGGTGCTGGTTGCCGGCGTCACGACGGCGTCGCTGGCGCTGGGCGTCCCGCTCGCGATACTGACCGTCCAGACCGACCTCCCCTTCCGCCGGTTCTGGACGGTCACCAGCGCCCTGCCGCTCGTGGTGCCCAGCTACATCGGCGCGTTCGCCTTCGTCTCCGCGTTCGGTCCCCACGGCCTGCTGGCCGACCTCCTCGGCGTCGAACTGCCGGAGATCTACGGCCTCCACGGCACCGTCTTCGTCCTCACGCTGTTCACCTACCCGTACGTCTTCCTCACGACGAGAGCGGCGCTTCTGTCGTTCGACGGGACCGTCGTCGAGGCCGCCCGGTCGCTGAACCACACCCGGTGGGAGGCGTTCAAGCGGGTGACGCTGCCACAGATCACGCCGGGCATCGCCGCGGGCGCCCTGCTGGTCGCGCTGTACGCGCTGTCGGACTTCGGCACGCCCGCTATCATGCAGTACGACGTGTTCACGCGGATGATCTACAACGAGTTCGGCGCACGCCGGCTCGACTACGCCTCCGTCCTCTCGCTGCTGTTGCTGGCGATGGCGCTGGCCATCCTCGCCGTCGAGTCCCGCATCAACGCCGGGCGCGACGGCGCCTACGTCAGCCGCGGGGCCCGCCGGCCCGGCGAGATCAAGCTCGGCAAGTGGAAGGTGCCCGCCCTCCTCTTCTGCGCGCTCGTCGCCACGCTCTGTCTCCTCCTCCCGGTGGGCATCCTCCTGCTGTGGCTTGTCCGCGGGGGCAGCGGCTACGCCGCGGGCGGCTTCTCGTTTGAGCCCTCGTTCGCCTGGAACTCCGTCTCGCTGGCGGCCGCGGCCGCGGCGGTCTGCGTGGTCGCCGCGCTCCCGCTGGCGTACCTCTCGGCCCGCTCCGACGACCGGATCGGATCGCTGCCCGACCGGCTGAGCTACGTCGGCTACGCGGTCCCCGGCGTCGTGCTCGGGCTCGCGCTGGTCTACCTCGGCCTCCGGTACGTCCCCTTCCTCTACCAGAGCGTGCTCCTGCTGGTGTTCGCCTACGTGGTGCGGTTCATGCCGCAGGCCGTCGGGACGACCAAGTCCTCGCTGCTGCAGGTCGACCCCAGCTACGTCGAGGCCGCGCGGTCGCTGGGGTACCCGCCGCTGGCGGCGTTCCGCCGGGTCGTCCTCCCGCTGGTGGCCCCCGGCATCGTCGCCGGCGCGGCGCTGGTCTTCCTGACGACCATGAAGGAGCTGCCGGCCACGCTGATGCTCCGACCGACCGGTTTCGAAACGTTCGTAACGTACATCTGGCTAGTCCGGGACGCAGGTTACTACGGGCAGGCGGCGATTCCCGCGCTGGTGCTCGTCGCCGTCTCCGGACTCTCGATGCTCGTGATCCTCGGACGTGAGAAATACGATGCAACGTAA
- a CDS encoding extracellular solute-binding protein, giving the protein MDAHDDDDGRIVDSGSRRRFLATTGAAAAASLAGCGGFLTGSSDDASGSVSLSDFRGSGPMVEQRGEPDGTSISELPDLSGELTVYLGGGEGGLYLDLIELLETEYADFDVNHQRDSSSDLANKIIEESRAGAVQADAFLAVDAGSLGAVAEEDAAASLGEDVLEPVPDAFRDGQGRWVGFAGRARAVPYNTNEFSESDVPSTVHDFPDTIAGSMGWGPSYGAFQSFVTAMRLDRGDDATRDWLNAMLEAGVSQYGNEWEVSNAVANGELQAGFANHYYTLRVKRSRPDAPIGLAFTEGDAGALVNVSGAQLLQGSENVDLAENFFRHLLSAEAQEFFATRTFAYPMIPGVEPVGGLPTIDELNPPDIDLTELADVSGTVDMLRDVGAL; this is encoded by the coding sequence ATGGACGCACACGACGACGATGACGGACGGATCGTCGATTCCGGGTCTCGCAGACGCTTTCTCGCGACGACCGGGGCCGCAGCCGCGGCGTCGCTCGCCGGCTGCGGTGGCTTTCTCACCGGGAGCTCCGACGACGCGAGCGGCTCGGTCTCCCTCTCGGACTTCCGGGGCTCCGGCCCGATGGTCGAGCAGCGCGGCGAGCCCGACGGAACCAGTATCTCGGAGCTCCCCGACCTCTCGGGCGAGCTGACCGTCTACCTCGGCGGCGGCGAGGGCGGGCTCTACCTGGACCTGATCGAACTGCTCGAGACCGAGTACGCGGACTTCGACGTCAACCACCAGCGCGACTCCTCCAGCGACCTCGCGAACAAGATTATCGAGGAGAGCCGCGCCGGCGCGGTCCAGGCCGACGCCTTCCTGGCCGTCGACGCCGGCTCGCTGGGCGCCGTCGCGGAGGAGGACGCCGCGGCGTCGCTGGGCGAGGACGTGCTCGAGCCCGTCCCGGACGCCTTCCGGGACGGTCAGGGCCGCTGGGTCGGCTTCGCGGGCCGGGCGCGCGCCGTCCCCTACAACACGAACGAGTTCTCCGAATCGGACGTCCCGAGCACGGTCCACGACTTCCCCGACACCATCGCCGGTTCGATGGGCTGGGGACCGAGCTACGGCGCCTTCCAGTCGTTCGTCACGGCGATGCGCCTCGACCGCGGCGACGACGCGACCCGTGACTGGCTGAACGCCATGCTGGAGGCCGGCGTCTCCCAGTACGGCAACGAGTGGGAGGTCTCCAACGCCGTCGCCAACGGCGAGCTTCAGGCCGGCTTCGCCAACCACTACTACACGCTGCGCGTCAAGCGGAGCCGCCCCGACGCGCCGATCGGCCTCGCGTTCACCGAGGGCGACGCCGGTGCGCTCGTCAACGTCTCCGGCGCGCAACTGCTCCAGGGCAGCGAGAACGTCGACCTCGCGGAGAACTTCTTCCGCCACTTGCTCTCCGCGGAGGCCCAGGAGTTCTTCGCCACCCGCACCTTCGCGTACCCGATGATCCCAGGCGTCGAGCCCGTCGGCGGCCTGCCGACCATCGACGAACTGAACCCGCCGGACATCGACCTCACCGAGCTGGCCGACGTCTCCGGCACGGTGGACATGCTCCGCGACGTGGGCGCGCTCTGA
- a CDS encoding alpha-1 4-glucan-protein synthase has translation MADTCVIVPTIREWECVEAYVENARAHGFDTDRLHFVLVTEDFCDTDGMERMLADLDVAGEVFDGSRREAWFAEHGVAEYDHLIPEASHAQTSFGLLYLWANDFEYGVFIDDDTLPHEDVDFFGTHMANLAFEGEIEQVRSDERWVNVLYQSDHDLYPRGYPYAAMDETVETETAAVDDVVASQGLWTNVPDLDAVRILMDGDLQGQAQTRTTAADYGGDFVAAPGQYLTVCSMNLAFRREVVPAFYQLPMDDNEWDVGRFDDIWSGVFLKRACDVLGKRIYNGDPLCEHNKAPRSTFSDLTNEVHGLELNEHVWEVVDEVGAEAGSYAEVFRAMADALATGDFSDWENGAFLNYCGEYMRDWLACLDAIEPGSVAAAPATPADD, from the coding sequence ATGGCAGACACCTGCGTCATCGTCCCGACGATACGGGAGTGGGAGTGCGTGGAAGCGTACGTCGAGAACGCCCGCGCCCACGGGTTCGACACCGATCGGCTCCACTTCGTCCTGGTGACAGAGGACTTCTGCGACACGGACGGCATGGAGCGGATGCTGGCCGACCTCGACGTCGCTGGCGAGGTCTTCGACGGCAGCCGACGCGAGGCGTGGTTCGCCGAGCACGGCGTCGCCGAGTACGACCACCTGATCCCCGAGGCCAGCCACGCCCAGACCTCCTTCGGCCTGCTGTACCTGTGGGCCAACGACTTCGAGTACGGCGTGTTCATCGACGACGACACCCTCCCCCACGAGGACGTCGACTTCTTCGGCACGCACATGGCCAACCTCGCGTTCGAGGGCGAGATCGAACAGGTCCGCTCCGACGAGCGGTGGGTGAACGTGCTCTACCAGTCCGACCACGACCTCTATCCGCGGGGCTACCCCTACGCCGCGATGGACGAGACCGTCGAGACGGAGACGGCCGCCGTCGACGACGTCGTCGCCTCCCAGGGGCTGTGGACCAACGTCCCCGACCTCGACGCGGTCCGCATCCTGATGGACGGCGACCTGCAGGGGCAGGCCCAGACCCGGACGACCGCCGCGGACTACGGCGGGGACTTCGTCGCCGCCCCCGGCCAGTACCTCACCGTCTGCTCGATGAACCTCGCCTTCCGCCGCGAGGTCGTCCCCGCGTTCTACCAGCTACCGATGGACGACAACGAGTGGGACGTGGGCCGGTTCGACGACATCTGGAGCGGCGTCTTCCTCAAGCGCGCCTGCGACGTGCTGGGCAAGCGGATCTACAACGGCGACCCGCTGTGCGAGCACAACAAGGCCCCTCGCTCGACGTTCTCCGACCTGACCAACGAGGTCCACGGGCTGGAGCTCAACGAGCACGTCTGGGAGGTCGTCGACGAGGTCGGCGCCGAGGCCGGCAGCTACGCCGAGGTCTTCCGGGCGATGGCCGACGCGCTCGCGACGGGCGACTTCTCCGACTGGGAGAACGGCGCCTTCCTCAACTACTGCGGGGAGTACATGCGCGACTGGCTGGCCTGCCTCGACGCCATCGAACCGGGCAGCGTCGCCGCCGCGCCCGCGACGCCCGCTGACGACTGA